Proteins found in one bacterium genomic segment:
- a CDS encoding response regulator — protein MKKRLISGLVGLFIVVLIGSGLVSNIMGQLYDVNTARFLIDRLSTTITSLDIKALKAIKGFEKARYTERDIRILLDQVEEIQGNMGDLNEQILSQNLTNNSCGLCHDRPDKLVRDLHVMTSKMETTFSDLTMLTSIILTSGAGTGYDRVLMDMEINLSTFHAQVEAVRTILTPMTQHLNEKVNYNLTRIRKTHNATIILTTLLVLLGVIVLGTAMTKPIRLLNNGTEAIVKGDYDFRIDLKGRDELTILAERFNYMAEVLSNRERRLQQNKVELEELNRTLERKVDSRTRTLREKQEEINYKYLEIESANEELQASYMQLQSTAAELEEAQSKLQENYNILKTMNQELKRANEVKNKFLSIMSHELRTPLTVINGYLSLVLDKNYGNPSKELRDIVTVVKEQGQNQLGLIEDLLDLTRIEAGEYKLNKQAFLPDALISKAVENFRPEYEAKDIVVTVDIGDEMPTVHWDFHKMLQVFQNLLDNALKFTSVGGEINLSAKSKSDFIEFRVVDNGIGIPKDRLDQIFERFYQVDSSSTRRFGGSGLGLSIVREIVVAHHGKVFVESDEDAGTCFLILMPVGEPDKPNHPDAGIAESGRKGVRPTPRGRNETILVVDDDKAFLKMMEMILPKEGYNIKFTPDSTKAVHYAKKYHVDLLMLDLMMPEVDGYEVCRRIRKDNEIGEIPIIVVSAAGGKEVARRVFEAGADEHIVKPFDQQDLFYRINYLLEKGGQRKRAGVTEKDEGAGRKEPNS, from the coding sequence ATGAAGAAAAGGCTCATCTCAGGACTCGTGGGGTTATTTATTGTTGTTCTTATTGGCAGCGGGCTGGTTTCCAATATCATGGGTCAGCTGTACGACGTCAATACCGCCCGGTTCCTGATTGACCGTCTTTCCACCACGATTACCTCTCTGGACATCAAGGCTCTTAAGGCCATAAAGGGTTTTGAAAAAGCCCGGTACACCGAGAGGGACATCAGGATACTCCTCGATCAGGTGGAGGAGATCCAGGGTAATATGGGTGACCTCAACGAACAGATACTGTCCCAAAACCTCACCAACAACAGCTGTGGCCTCTGTCACGACAGGCCCGATAAACTGGTCCGGGACCTTCACGTCATGACCAGTAAAATGGAAACGACCTTCTCTGACCTGACCATGCTGACCAGCATCATCCTGACCAGCGGCGCTGGCACAGGTTACGATAGGGTCTTAATGGATATGGAAATTAACCTTTCCACATTCCATGCCCAGGTTGAAGCTGTGCGTACCATCCTCACTCCCATGACACAACACCTCAATGAAAAGGTGAACTACAACCTCACCAGGATCAGGAAAACTCACAACGCGACGATCATCCTGACGACCCTTCTTGTTCTTCTAGGGGTCATTGTGCTCGGAACGGCCATGACAAAGCCCATACGGTTACTGAACAATGGAACTGAAGCGATCGTCAAGGGGGATTACGATTTTCGTATTGACCTTAAAGGTCGCGATGAATTGACGATCCTTGCTGAACGCTTCAACTACATGGCCGAGGTCCTGTCCAACAGGGAGAGGCGGCTTCAACAAAATAAGGTTGAGCTTGAAGAGCTGAACCGGACGCTGGAACGGAAGGTGGACAGCCGGACAAGGACCCTCCGGGAAAAACAGGAAGAGATCAATTACAAGTACCTTGAGATCGAATCGGCCAACGAGGAGCTGCAGGCTTCCTATATGCAGCTTCAGAGTACTGCGGCGGAACTTGAAGAGGCCCAGAGCAAGCTTCAGGAAAACTATAATATTCTGAAAACCATGAACCAGGAACTTAAGCGGGCCAATGAGGTAAAGAACAAGTTTCTTTCCATCATGTCCCACGAGCTCCGGACCCCCTTGACCGTCATCAACGGGTATCTCTCCCTTGTTCTTGACAAGAACTACGGCAACCCGAGCAAGGAACTCAGAGACATAGTAACCGTGGTCAAGGAGCAGGGTCAAAATCAACTGGGGCTCATCGAAGACCTGCTGGACCTTACACGGATCGAGGCAGGTGAATATAAATTGAACAAGCAGGCCTTTTTACCGGATGCCCTGATCAGCAAAGCGGTGGAAAATTTTCGTCCCGAATATGAAGCCAAGGACATCGTGGTCACGGTTGACATCGGGGATGAAATGCCCACCGTTCACTGGGATTTTCACAAGATGCTCCAGGTCTTCCAGAACCTTTTGGACAATGCCTTGAAGTTTACCTCAGTGGGTGGAGAGATAAATCTGAGCGCCAAGTCCAAGAGCGACTTCATCGAATTTCGGGTTGTAGACAACGGGATCGGTATTCCCAAGGATCGGCTGGATCAAATCTTTGAACGTTTTTATCAGGTGGACAGTTCGTCGACCCGGCGTTTTGGCGGATCTGGGCTTGGCCTCTCCATTGTACGGGAGATCGTTGTTGCCCATCATGGGAAGGTTTTTGTGGAAAGTGATGAAGATGCGGGGACCTGCTTCCTGATCCTTATGCCTGTTGGTGAACCGGATAAACCAAATCATCCGGATGCGGGCATCGCAGAGTCCGGGAGGAAGGGAGTACGGCCGACCCCGAGGGGCAGGAACGAGACAATTCTGGTTGTGGATGACGATAAGGCCTTCCTTAAAATGATGGAAATGATACTCCCCAAGGAAGGGTATAACATAAAGTTCACCCCCGATTCGACCAAGGCTGTCCATTATGCAAAGAAATACCATGTGGATCTCCTCATGCTTGACCTCATGATGCCGGAGGTCGATGGGTACGAAGTGTGTCGGAGGATCCGCAAGGATAATGAGATAGGGGAAATACCTATCATCGTGGTTTCGGCAGCCGGGGGTAAGGAGGTGGCACGGCGGGTTTTTGAGGCGGGCGCTGATGAGCATATAGTCAAACCCTTTGACCAGCAGGACCTCTTTTACAGGATAAATTATCTTCTCGAAAAAGGCGGCCAGAGGAAAAGAGCAGGGGTGACAGAGAAAGATGAAGGGGCCGGCAGGAAAGAACCAAATAGTTAG